The DNA sequence AATTGCAAGAGCTGTAAATCAAGGATGGATAGATAAACGCTATGCTTCAATTGCAATTAAAGGATGGGAAGGATTAAAAGCACATAAAATACAACTCGATGGCCAGGTTAAAGATATTTGTGTTGGAACAGGAATCGAAGACAATTTAGTTTTTTACTATGAACGCCCTGCACGTTTGAATGAAAAACATGGTTTAGGAGCAGTAATTGATGCAGGAATCGAAATAATTAAATTAAAGAAAACTTTGAATCAAAAATAGTTGATACTTTCTAATATGATAAGAGTTATTAAAATTTATTAATAAACTTGTATGGAGTTGTATATGAAAAAAATTGCATTTAAGATGAAATTAAAACCTGGTTATAAAGAAGAATATAAACGTAGACACGACCAGATATGGCCAGAATTAAAAGAATTGCTAAAAAATAGTGGAATTAGTGATTACTCAATCTTTTTAGATGAAGAAACAAATACACTTTTTGCTGTTCAAAAAGTAGAAGGGGATTCGTCTTCTCAGGATTTAGGTCTTAATCCTGTAGTACAAAAATGGTGGAAGTACATGGCAGATATTATGGAGACAAATCCCGATTTCTCCCCGATAACAATACCATTAGAAATGGTATTTCACATGGATTAATAAATAAAAGGTGAATTTATGGAATCATTTATGAGTATTATTCTTATTGCAATCGGCAGTATATGTGCTGCCAGTTTTTATGTACCAATAAAGAAAATTAAAGAATGGTCATGGGAATCTTATTGGATTGTTCAGGGAATTGTTTCATGGATAATTGCACCATGGGTCTTTGCATACTTTACAGTACCTGAACTTGGAAATGTACTTGCTAATTCACCTGCTAATGCAATATGGGGAGCAATTATTTTTGGTGCATTGTGGGGAGTTGGTGGACTTACATTTGGTTTAAGTATGCGATATTTAGGTGTTGGACTCGGTCAATCTGTTGCTCTTGGTTTTACTGCAGCTCTTGGAACTTTAATCCCGCCTTTTGTCTCGGGTAGAAATTTATTTTTAACACACGAAGGAAGATTAATTCTCTTAGGTGTTGCCGTTTGTGTAACAGGAATAGCTATTGTTGGTTATGCTGGTGTTTTAAGATCTCGTAATATGCCAGAAGAAGATAGAAAAAAAGCAATAAAAGATTTTGCTTTGAAAAAAGGATTATTAATAGCAGTACTATCGGGATTGATGAGTGCTTGCTTTAATTATGGTATTAATGGAATACCAGGTGTTGTCGATGCAGGTTATGTTATTCAGAAAGTAGCAGCTGAGTATAATACTGATCCATTGTTTGTTGTTAATCCAGCATATATTCTTGTAATGTTTGGAGGATTTTTAACAAACTTTGTTTACTGCATGTACCTGAATTTTAAGAATAAAACTTTTAGTGATTATTATTCTGTTAATAAAAAAGTTCTATTTAATAATTTATTGTTCTGTTTATTAGGTGGTACACTCTGGTACTTACAATTCTTTTTCTTTGGTATGGGACAAAGCAAACTTCCACAGGCAATGTTTGTTTTTGGCTGGAGTATTTTGATGGCTCTTAATATTCTTTTCAGTAATGTATGGGGATTGATTTTAAAAGAGTGGAAAGGTGCTGGAGCTAAAACTATGGCAACTTTATTTTTTGGTTTAATAGTTCTTATTCTTTCAACATTTGTAATCAAATTATAACTTACAGAATCTTTGGAGGTCTAAATGAAAAATCAAAAAAATATAGAACAGGCATATCAAAATGCTAAACAATTATATGCAGACTTGGGTATTGATACAGATCTTGTATTAAAAAAGCTTGATGAAATTGAGATAAGTTTACATTGCTGGCAAGCTGATGATGTCGGTGGATTTGAAACTCCCGATGCAGAGTTAAGTGGAGGAGGTCTTCAGGTAACAGGTAATTATCCAGGTAAAGCAAGAAATGTAGAAGAGTTGCGTTCGGATATCGAAAAAGTTATGAGTTTACTACCTGGCAAACAACGTTTGAATCTTCATGCAATATATGGAGATTTTAAAGGTAAAAAAGTTGATCGTGATCAGATAACAATTGAACATTTTCAAAGCTGGATTGATTGGGCAAAAAAATTAAATATTGGTATGGATTTTAATCCAACCTGTTTTTCGCATCCATATGCAGATGATGGGTTTACTCTTTCATGTAAAAATGAAAAACATCGTAAATTCTGGATTGAACATGTTAAACGAACCAGAGAAATAGCTGCAGAAATAGGCAAACAACTTGGTAAACCTTGTATTAATAATATCTGGATTCCAGATGGTTCAAAAGATATTTCTGTTGACCGCTACACACATCGTGCATTATTAAAAGATTCACTCGATGAAATTTTCAAAGTCGAATATCCAAAAGATTATTTAAAAGATTCACTTGAAAGTAAATTATTTGGAATTGGTTCAGAATCAATGGTTGTTGGCTCTCATGAATTTTATTTAGGTTATGCAATTAAAAACAATAAGATGATTTGCATTGATAGTGGACATTTTCATCCTACAGAACAAATTGGAGATAAAATTTCAGCTCTCCTTCTTTTTGTTGATGAATTGTTATTACATGTAAGTCGTGGTATTCGCTGGGATAGTGATCATGTTGTTATTTTTAATGATGAAGTACAATTTTTAGCTCAGGAAATTGTTCGTGCTAATGCTTTAAATAGAGTAAATATTGCTCTTGATTTTTTTGATGCAAGTATAAATCGGATTGGTGCATATGTAATTGGCACAAGAGCTACTCAATTAGCATTATTATATGCACTACTTGAACCAACACATTTATTAAAAGAACTCGAAGAAAAAGGGAAGTATTTTGAAAGACTTGCTTATATCGAAATAATGAAAACAAAGCCATTCGGGGCAATTTATGATTATTATTGTCTCATCAATAATGTACCTGTTGGAGATTATTACATTAATGAAATTCAGAAATATGAAAAAGAAGTTTTAAGTAAAAGGAGCTAATATTAATTTATTGCATTCATTTGTATTTATAAGCTTTTGATCATTACAATTCTTTTTTCGCCGATATTCCCCATAATAATATTTTACATTAAATAAAAGTAAAATTAATTTGTAATGATTTGATAATAATTTTCAATAAGGAAATTACTATGAATCGTCGTGAAGCAATTAAAAAAACTGTTGGTGTTATAGCATTAACAGCTTTATCACCAGCAGTTACACCATTAATTTTTAGCAGTAAATCAAAAAAGGAATTTAATGTTTTGAAATTTGGAGCCAGAGGAGATGGTAAAACTCTTGATTCTCCTGCGATTCAAAAAGCAATTGATAATGCACATGCTTCTGGAGGAAAAGTAATAGTTCCTGAAGGATATAAATTCTTAATTGGCACAATTGAACTTAAAAGTGGTATAGAATTTTTTATTGATCAGGGAGCTGAATTAATTATCAGTACAGAACAATCGCATTATAAAAATTCAACTGCATTTTATGCAGATGGTGCAGAAGAACTTATTATTTCAGGTTATGGCAATATAAACGGTCGTGCAGTTGAATTTATGTCTCATTACGAAGAAGCAAATGAATGGTGGATCCCTAAAGAATGGCGACCTAAAATGTTCATTCTTAAATCCTGTAGAAATCTAACCACAAAAGAATTTACATTTGGCAATGCTCCTGAATGGGGTTTACATATGCTTGGATGTGAAAATGTATTAGTTGATGGCATTAAAATAAGAAATCTTCTTAATGTCCCTAATTGTGATGGAATAGATCCAGACCATTGTAGAAATGTTGAAATCAAAAATTGTGATATTGTTTGTGGTGATGATGCAATAGTTATTAAAGCAACAAAACAGGAAATTGATTATGGCCCTTCATCAAATATTTATGTCCATGATTGTGTACTTGAAACTCAGGACTCAGGTGTAAAAATTGGTACAGAAACAACTTCTGATATTAACAAAATTACTTTTGAAAATTGTAAGATTAAATCCAGTTGCAGAGGATTAAATATCCAGCTGCGAGATAATGGAGTTGTAAGTGATATTGTTTTTAGTAATATAGAATTTGTGTCTAAATATCATTCTGATCCATGGTGGGGACGTGGTGAGGCTATTTCGTTTACTGCTATTCCAAGAAATAAAGATACAAAATGTGGAAAAATTAAAAATGTTATTGTAAAGAATGTAAGTGGCAAAGCTGAAAATAGCATAAGAATTAATGGTACTAAAGAAAGTATTATTGAAAATGTTCTTTTAGAAAATGTATCTGTTGAGTTTAATAGATGGACAAAATACAAAGGAGGACTATTCGATAACCGTCCCACTACAGTTTATGAACCTATTGAATATTGTGATAATCCGGGAATAAGTATCAGGTATGCAAAAGATATCATGATAGTAAATAGTTCAATTAATTGGGGTAATAATATTCCTGAATATTTTAGTAATGCAATTAAAGTTGAAAATTCTCAAGGTGTCAAAATAAAATCGTTTACTGGCAAATCTGCTAATCCGAATTTATATGAAGATATAGTTTTTCTATAGGAGTGTAATTTATGAAAAAATTGTTAGCATGTATATTTGTTTTCCTTTTCTCTTTTTCAGGATTTTATCTTGATAGAGAAGATGTAACATTTCCGGTATTTCAATTTCCGCATGATCGCATTCCAGTTATTGATGGTAATCCTGATGATTGGGCAATAGTTCCAGAATCATATACAATAGGTATTGAACAAGCCTGGGAAGATTCTGGTAAACAGGATTCTATTAATAAAAAAAATCTTGATTTTAAAGTAAAAGTTGGATGGGTAAAAGGATTAAATAGACTTTATTTTTTATACGAAGCTTACGATGATTTCTGGAATTTTTGTCGCAACGATCATCATAATGATATTTTTGAAGTTGTGGTTGATGGCGATTTGTCAGGTGGTCCCCTTGTTGACCATGCACATTATAAAGTATGGACTCCAGAAGCTGTTGGAACTGATCGTGTTAAATTAGATCCACGAATTACTCCAGAAGATGAACACTGGTTGATTCACGGAGTTCATGCACAGAATTATCATATTTTTACTCCACCAGGGAAAAAAGATTGGTGTATGGTCTGGGGTATTCAGCCCTGGATTAAAGAATTTCCTTATGCTCTTTCTGCTTGCAAATATAATTTCACAAGGACAGGCCAATCTGGTAAATTAATTTTAGAATTTTATATAACTGTCTTTGATTATGCCCCTGCTGATGGACCTGCCAGAGCAGTCGAATCAAAATTTGAAGAGAATAAATTAATTGGTTTATCATGGGCGGTGATTGATTATGATGATTCTACTTCAACAAGCCACAATGGATTCTGGAATCTATCACGTCATCATACAATGTATGGAAATGCATCTTATCTATGTTTATTCAAATTAATGCCACTCTTACCAGAATTTTTACCAAAATTGAAAGCAAACTGGAGTTTTAAAGTTATTGACTTTGAAAAGAGAATTGTTGCTTTTAAAGATCTCTCAATCGGTAATATAAAAAAATGGAAATGGGATTTTGGAGATGGAAATTATTCTTATGAACAGAATCCTGTTTATCAATACAAAAAAGGTGGTGATTATAATGTTACACTTTATATCGAAGGTCCTGATGGCAAAGATCAATTAACTAAAGTTTGGGATGTTAGTTTTAAGTAATTTTAAAATGTGAATAATTTATTAAACTAACTTATATTGGAATAAAAAAAATAATGTGTAAAGATCTATTACCATAAATGAATTTTAGAGGTTAATATGTTAAGAAAAATTGTGGTGAATTTAATATTTCTCTTTCTTTTTTCTTCAATTTATTCCCAAAATTTAATTAGTGAAAAAACTGATTTAATTACCAACATACTTAATCGAAAATTTATATCATTAAATGGTAGATGGAATTATATAATTGATCCATATGAAAATGGTTACTATAATTACAGACGCCAGCCATATGATGCTACAGGAGAAGATCTAAGAGGATTCTATGCAAATTATAAACCAAAAGATAAAACAGAAAGAGTAGAATATGATTTCGATTTGTCACCTGCAATGACAATACCTGGTGATTGGAATTCTCAGGTTAATGAATTAAAATTTTATGAAGGTACAATCTGGTTTAAAAGAAATTTTGTTATAAATAAAAAGGATGATAAAAGATATTTCCTTTATTTTGGTGCTGTTAACTATGAAGCACATGTTTACTTAAATGGGAAAAAACTTGGTGTCCATGTTGGTGGTTTTACTCCATTTAATTTTGAGGTGACACAATACCTTAAAAATGGAGATAATTTTATTATAGTAAAAGTTGATAATACAAGAAGATTGGATGGAGTTCCAACTGTAAATACAGATTGGTGGAATTATGGTGGTATTACACGAGATGTATTATTGATCGAAACAAATCAAACATTCATTAAAGATTTCTTAATTCAATTGAAAAAAGATAACAACAAATTAATAGAAGGTTTTGTACAATTAGATGGCATTAATAAAAAACAAAAAATAAATATCACAATTCCATTAGCTGGAGTTCAATATAAATTTAATACTGATGAAAATGGTTTTGCAAAATTCAATATCCCTGTAAAGAATTTAAAACTCTGGTCTCCCGAAACTCCTTTTCTTTACGATGTAAATATCATTGCAGAAACAGATACTTTAAAAGATCAAATTGGATTCCGTACAATTGCAGTAAGTGGAACAGATATTTTATTGAATGGAAAACCAATTTATCTAAGAGGAATTTGTATACATGAAGAAAATCCTTTAAAGACAGGTAGAGCTTACTCAGAAGGAGAAGCATTTATGTTATTAAACTGGGCAAAGGAATTAAATTGTAATTACGTTCGATTGGCACATTATCCACACAATGAATATATGATAAGAACAGCTGAAAAATTGGGATTGCTGGTCTGGGAAGAAATTCCAGTCTATTGGACAATTCAATGGGAGAATAAGGAAACTTTACAAAATGCTATTAATCAGTTAACAGACATGATTATTCGAGATAGAAATAGAGCAAATGTTATTATATGGTCTATTGGCAACGAAACACCAGTGACAGAACAAAGAATAAATTTTATGAGAACTCTTGCAGAAAAAGCACGTCAATTAGATAGCACAAGATTAATCTCCGCAGCACTTGAAGTTCATTCACTAAAAGAAGATCCCACAACTTATGTTATCGATGATCCACTGGGAGAATATCTTGATGTTTTATCATTTAATGAATATATAGGATGGTATGATGGCAAACCAGATAAATGCGATAAATTAAAATGGCAATTCAAATACAATAAACCAGTTTTGATAAGTGAAACAGGAGCAGGTGCTCTTCAGGGATTTTATGCAGATAGTGTAACTGTGTGGTCAGAAGATTATCAGGAATATTTTTTCAAGAAGCAATTGAATATGATTAAAAATCAAAAGCAAATTAAAGGATTAACTCCATGGATACTTGTGGATTTTAGATCGCCAAGAAGACAACATCCAGTTTATCAAAACTACTGGAATCGTAAAGGATTAATTTCAAGTTCAGGCATTAAGAAAAAAGCTTTTTATGTTTTGAAAAAATATTATGATGAAATTGAAAATACCAGTAAGCATTGAGAACTAAAAATGGGAACAAGGTAAGAAAATCAACGAAAATATAATCAAGCTAAATTTTATTCAAAGAAGAACATTTAATTTTTTTATTCTTTAAAATCAATTTATACAGCTTATTTCATTGAAATTAACAGAACTCTGCGTTTCTTAAGAATTTCCCTATCAATAATTAATCATCTCTATTACACATCCTTTATTTCACTTCTTGATTTTAGAACCTATGCTTATTATTTTGGTATAACATAAAACTTAGAAAACGGAGGTTATTATGGCTTCGGAAGATAATGGCTTGGGAAAAGGTTTATTAATTGGTTTTTTAACTGGTGCAGCTGTTGGTTCT is a window from the Rosettibacter firmus genome containing:
- the rhaM gene encoding L-rhamnose mutarotase; this translates as MKKIAFKMKLKPGYKEEYKRRHDQIWPELKELLKNSGISDYSIFLDEETNTLFAVQKVEGDSSSQDLGLNPVVQKWWKYMADIMETNPDFSPITIPLEMVFHMD
- a CDS encoding L-rhamnose/proton symporter RhaT, giving the protein MESFMSIILIAIGSICAASFYVPIKKIKEWSWESYWIVQGIVSWIIAPWVFAYFTVPELGNVLANSPANAIWGAIIFGALWGVGGLTFGLSMRYLGVGLGQSVALGFTAALGTLIPPFVSGRNLFLTHEGRLILLGVAVCVTGIAIVGYAGVLRSRNMPEEDRKKAIKDFALKKGLLIAVLSGLMSACFNYGINGIPGVVDAGYVIQKVAAEYNTDPLFVVNPAYILVMFGGFLTNFVYCMYLNFKNKTFSDYYSVNKKVLFNNLLFCLLGGTLWYLQFFFFGMGQSKLPQAMFVFGWSILMALNILFSNVWGLILKEWKGAGAKTMATLFFGLIVLILSTFVIKL
- a CDS encoding L-rhamnose isomerase yields the protein MKNQKNIEQAYQNAKQLYADLGIDTDLVLKKLDEIEISLHCWQADDVGGFETPDAELSGGGLQVTGNYPGKARNVEELRSDIEKVMSLLPGKQRLNLHAIYGDFKGKKVDRDQITIEHFQSWIDWAKKLNIGMDFNPTCFSHPYADDGFTLSCKNEKHRKFWIEHVKRTREIAAEIGKQLGKPCINNIWIPDGSKDISVDRYTHRALLKDSLDEIFKVEYPKDYLKDSLESKLFGIGSESMVVGSHEFYLGYAIKNNKMICIDSGHFHPTEQIGDKISALLLFVDELLLHVSRGIRWDSDHVVIFNDEVQFLAQEIVRANALNRVNIALDFFDASINRIGAYVIGTRATQLALLYALLEPTHLLKELEEKGKYFERLAYIEIMKTKPFGAIYDYYCLINNVPVGDYYINEIQKYEKEVLSKRS
- a CDS encoding glycoside hydrolase family 28 protein, whose product is MNRREAIKKTVGVIALTALSPAVTPLIFSSKSKKEFNVLKFGARGDGKTLDSPAIQKAIDNAHASGGKVIVPEGYKFLIGTIELKSGIEFFIDQGAELIISTEQSHYKNSTAFYADGAEELIISGYGNINGRAVEFMSHYEEANEWWIPKEWRPKMFILKSCRNLTTKEFTFGNAPEWGLHMLGCENVLVDGIKIRNLLNVPNCDGIDPDHCRNVEIKNCDIVCGDDAIVIKATKQEIDYGPSSNIYVHDCVLETQDSGVKIGTETTSDINKITFENCKIKSSCRGLNIQLRDNGVVSDIVFSNIEFVSKYHSDPWWGRGEAISFTAIPRNKDTKCGKIKNVIVKNVSGKAENSIRINGTKESIIENVLLENVSVEFNRWTKYKGGLFDNRPTTVYEPIEYCDNPGISIRYAKDIMIVNSSINWGNNIPEYFSNAIKVENSQGVKIKSFTGKSANPNLYEDIVFL
- a CDS encoding PKD domain-containing protein, translated to MKKLLACIFVFLFSFSGFYLDREDVTFPVFQFPHDRIPVIDGNPDDWAIVPESYTIGIEQAWEDSGKQDSINKKNLDFKVKVGWVKGLNRLYFLYEAYDDFWNFCRNDHHNDIFEVVVDGDLSGGPLVDHAHYKVWTPEAVGTDRVKLDPRITPEDEHWLIHGVHAQNYHIFTPPGKKDWCMVWGIQPWIKEFPYALSACKYNFTRTGQSGKLILEFYITVFDYAPADGPARAVESKFEENKLIGLSWAVIDYDDSTSTSHNGFWNLSRHHTMYGNASYLCLFKLMPLLPEFLPKLKANWSFKVIDFEKRIVAFKDLSIGNIKKWKWDFGDGNYSYEQNPVYQYKKGGDYNVTLYIEGPDGKDQLTKVWDVSFK
- a CDS encoding glycoside hydrolase family 2 protein yields the protein MLRKIVVNLIFLFLFSSIYSQNLISEKTDLITNILNRKFISLNGRWNYIIDPYENGYYNYRRQPYDATGEDLRGFYANYKPKDKTERVEYDFDLSPAMTIPGDWNSQVNELKFYEGTIWFKRNFVINKKDDKRYFLYFGAVNYEAHVYLNGKKLGVHVGGFTPFNFEVTQYLKNGDNFIIVKVDNTRRLDGVPTVNTDWWNYGGITRDVLLIETNQTFIKDFLIQLKKDNNKLIEGFVQLDGINKKQKINITIPLAGVQYKFNTDENGFAKFNIPVKNLKLWSPETPFLYDVNIIAETDTLKDQIGFRTIAVSGTDILLNGKPIYLRGICIHEENPLKTGRAYSEGEAFMLLNWAKELNCNYVRLAHYPHNEYMIRTAEKLGLLVWEEIPVYWTIQWENKETLQNAINQLTDMIIRDRNRANVIIWSIGNETPVTEQRINFMRTLAEKARQLDSTRLISAALEVHSLKEDPTTYVIDDPLGEYLDVLSFNEYIGWYDGKPDKCDKLKWQFKYNKPVLISETGAGALQGFYADSVTVWSEDYQEYFFKKQLNMIKNQKQIKGLTPWILVDFRSPRRQHPVYQNYWNRKGLISSSGIKKKAFYVLKKYYDEIENTSKH